The genomic stretch AATATTGTACTTGTCTTGAATAGTCTTGTAGTTGTATCAAATATAAACCTGTGTAAAACAAAATAGCAAGAGGAAACGCAAGAGAAATCAGTATTGAAAAATTATCAATAAACCTTTGCAAAACTGGATTTTTAAGTTTTTTGGGATCCAGAACTTTACGACTTTTGGAATCAGTATTGGTAGAAATAGCAATTCCCCAAAATAAAGCAAAACTTCCTAAAAGAATTCCCACCCCCATTCCCAAAAATATTCCAACCAGGAAAACCAGAGCAACTCCTCCTATCAAAAATTGCCAAAACCTTTTATTTTGTCTTGGTAAAAACCATAGTCGATCGGATATTGTGATTTTCAACATTTCTCTATAATATTCTAGTCCTTGCTTGAAAGCTAAAGCTAATCCAACTGCAAATAAAACTCCGAGAACTAATATACATAAAATGGTATTTACAAGAACAAACAAAATAAGAATATCGGTGTTATTAAACAGGAAAAATGATATAAAGAAAGGCAAAACAAAAGGTGAAATAATAAAAACAAACCCTATAAAATAAACACTGTATAAATATAGAAATTTTTGTTTATTGTTTTCCAGCCAATAAGGTTGCAATTTATCAATTGAAATTTCCATTTCGTTTTCTTTTTCTAACTTATCAGCTAACCATCCCAGCCAATAAATTATTTTCGCTTTTGATGGTCGTTCGTTTCCTGTAAAATCAATCATGACAAACTTATCTATGTAGATGGAAAACAAATAATCAATTCGTTCTGTTGTTGAAGAAAGTTGCTGCCAGTATTGAAAATTGATTTTAGAGCTAGTTGCGATCGCGACATTTAAAAATAGAGGAATTCTTGCCAATCCCAATTCATTTGGGGTTTCACGCATAAAACTTCCATCGTTTTGAATAGTATTCCACAAAGGTTGGCATTCATTTTGCTGTAGGTAGTTTTGGATCTGCTGTTCGGAAAGAGGTTGTATTTTCACACAACCATTTAAATTCAAAAATGGTTGATAATAATCGTATTCATGATTTGTGAGGCAGACCACAAAAGGAGATTGCCATACAGAGGGTTGCGAAGTTTCCTGAAAAACATTTGGTTTGCGAAAATCTTGTTGTTGTTCTCTCCTTAGGATTGGTAGTTGTAGTTTCTCCAGTAGCGGAATAATAGCACCAGAATTTAACCACAATTTGCATATATCTCGACGCAGACCGTATTTCTGCTTAATTTGTTCAACAATACAATCTTGTAGGGGTTTTTGTTTGTATATCTCTACTGATACACTGAGCAAAACGGGAATAGCAGTTTTAGGATTAATTTGTGCTCGTTCTATAAGTTTTTTAGCAAGTTTGAGGAGTTCCGTGGTTTTCCCCGAACCCAATCTGCCAACAATGGCAAATCTGCCACAAATGTCATTGCGGTTGAAGATATCGAGAAGAGTTGTTTCTGGCTGCAACTCGACTGGCTGGTTGCCAAATCTCAGTTTCAAGTTCCAGTGAAGCTGAATTTCGGAGGGATTACGTTTGCTGCCAAAAAGATAACGATTGGCAGGATTGATGTTGGCAATTTGATTGTGCAAACACTGTTGCAGTCGTGTTTCTATTTCATCACGAACGATATTTAAAAATTGTTGCTGGATGCGATCGCGTTGAAATGGCATTTTCATATCTTTACCAGCGTTGATAGTATTTGGTTCGATGTGTTACCATCGGACCTAAGTTGGCATCCATGCTACCAAATTTGGTAAGGTATCCCCCCTAAATTGAACTTTTCCAATTTCTGAAAGTCAACGTTCCCAGAGTTTTGACCAAACTATGACAATTTGTAAAGATGCGTGTGGAGAGAAAGTCTGGAAAAATTTGATTTTCGATTTCAAGCAATCCCCAATCGCTGCAAAACTTCCTGCAAACGCTGTTTTTCCGCTGCTATAGAAAATTCTTGGCGAATGCGATCGCAAGCTGCCTGAGAAATAGCCTGCCGGGTGGTTGCGTCTAATTCCAAAAATTCCCATATAGCCGTTGCCAAATGATGTAGCTGCCAGCGGGGAAGCAAAAATCCATCCTTGCCGTGTTCGATAATTTCAGGAATGCCACCGGCATCGCTGGCAATGCAACAGCAACCGCAAGCCATAGCTTCCAACAAGGCATTTGGCATCCCTTCCCACAAAGACGGCTGTAGGTACACATCGCATATTTGCAAATATTTTGCAATTGTAGCTGGGTCTTCTAAATGACCGGTGATAATAATGCGATTTCCCGCATCTGGATATTGGGAAGCAAATTTTTGGATGTTGGTTTCTTCGTCCGGTCGTATGTCTCCTATAATGAACAAGCAAGCGGGTCGGTATTGACGCAGGTAGTGCAAGGCATTGAGTAAGAATTTGGACCCTTTTTTCTCCCGCAGTTCCCCGGAAAATCCCAAAACTACTTCATTTTCGGCGATATTGAGTTGGGTTCGCAGGGAGTTTATCCCTGTGCGATCGCTGGCTGGGGTAAAAATTTTCTCGTCAACGGCGTTTTTTAACAGGAAAATCTCTTGGTCGCTAACAATCTTTTCAATTTTTTTGCGTAAATCCTCGCTAACTGCCGTAATAACATCGGCGTTTTTCAGGGTCCACTGCAACCTGGAAAAATCACCGGGAGGAAATAACGTCCGTTCTAAATCGTTGCCTCGAACGCTGACCGTACAGGGAATTTGCTGGTTTTGTCCCAACCACACGGCTAAAAATCCACCGGGAAATAAATAATGTCCCCAAACGGCATCGTAAGGTTTTTGCTCTTGCAACCAAGCGATCGCGTTGAGGGTATGCGGCATGGTGGTATCCCAGTGGCGATGGCGACCCACCCGGTAGACCTGAATGTCGTGGTTGTCACTGTAGCGATCGCTAGCCACTTCTCCCGCTTCCAGCGATTGCGTCCAGGTTAACACATCAACGGTGATTCCCATCTCTGCCAATTCGCCAACCAGGCGTTGGGAACTGCGGGAAACCCCGCCGATATCGGGGGGAAAGCGATCGCTGATGAAAAGCAAGCGAGACATGGCAATTAAACAGACACAGTTGGTGATATAAAAACATTATAATAACTATTGTCATACCTATGGGTATTTTCCGAGAGATTTTGCTATTTTTTTTATGACTGCAACTGAAATTCGCAATTGCATCCAACAAGCCGCACAAGCTTGCCAGCAAAAAGATGCTACGACCTTTGCTTCTCTATTTGCCAGCAATGCGGAACTGATTATTTCCAACCAACGTATTGTCGGCAAAGAGCAAATTGCCGCCATTACTGCCAACTATTTGGCTAACTGCGAAAATATTCAAATTGACATCAAAAATATAATTGTAGAAGAAAACCGTGCGGTTGTCGAGTGGATTTGGCGCGATCGCAAGGGGGATAGTGGCAAAGAAAATTGTGCCGCCAATGCCATTTCTCTCACTTTTGTAGATGGAAAAATTGCTCGCTGGCGGGAATATACAGCGCCTCCTTTGGAAACAGAGCCATCAAACGAGTAATTTCTTTTTTTCGTAAAAATACAATGGTTCGCAGACACCAACCTGTTCCTCAAACATCGCCTTGGCGATCGCTGAAAGGCAGATTTTTTGTTGGCTTTTCCTGATACAAAGCCACAGTTTGTTATTGCTTGATGGGAAACTCGAACAGTAGAACCAGCATCTTGATAGTTGGTCGTTGGATTGGCGGCTGGCTTCTCATTTGAGAACGTCTAGGGGTCTGGCAGAAAGATTGGCTTCGTTCTTGGCTTCGTTCCAGGAAAAAAAAATTCCGGTTTTGTTCAAGTTATATTGCAATTGCTGCCTGCCCCTTCTAAATTTTAGTAAAATAGAACTAGCCGTTGTTTTTTATGCTGCCAAATCGAAGCACAACACTTCGCAAGTATCCATTTTCCCTCGCCAGGCTAACGCTTCCTGCGTTTCTATATCGAAAACAGCCGCACCATCACCGCCTACTAGGGATTCTCCATTTCATTGTACGCCACCGCAAGCAACCTGTATCCCAACCACCCTTGCTGGGTTCCTTTGTAGGTCACCGTTCAATTGACTGGCATACAGCTTGCATAGGTCACCGAACCATAACAATCGTCGGGAGAACCAATCAAACACCAGTGATTTTGCTTTTCGGATTCGTTGAAATTTTTTGTTCGTAGCCGGGAGTTCCTCCTAGCTTTTCCGGAAAAATCCCAATTGGCAAAAAATGTACGGGTTGGCTTTGAGAATGGTTGAATTCACTGTCAGTCATTCTACGACCAGCGGACATTCGCTTTAGTCCGATGGAACGAGAACCGATCCATTTTCCCTACTATCTTCATATTCTAAACTCCATCGAGTACATAAGAAATAATCTCCATGTTTCGATGTCCGTGGGTGGCAAATCCTTTACCTGGTAAAAGTTTATCTTCGTTGATAACACGCTAACGAACCAACCCCATGTGCTTGGGGTCGTAGTCATTTCCAAAGGAAGACGTGTAGCGGCTATCCCACCCATCCAATTTGATAGCACTGCGATCGCATTCTCGACGGATAGTTAACATAATACCCTCTAAAAGATAAGATTAGCAAGTTGGATTTTTCTTTGATGACGAACTGAAGAGAAAAAAATAACAATACTCGATTTTTTTTACAGTTTGTTTCTCAAAAATCAACAATCGTACAAACGTGAAATTAAGATGGACAAATTCGCTGGTATTTTGGCTTTTACACAGGTCGTAAACTTTGGTGGTTTTGCTGCTGCAGCGAGAGAAATGGGATGTTCGCGGTCGGCAGTAAACAAATTGGTCAACCATCTAGAGAAGGAACTGGGAGTACAGCTATTGTATCGGACAACGCGGCAGGTTTCTCCCACAGAAATCGGCATGGCTTTTTACGAACGCTGCACAGCTATTCTTGCCGATTTGGAGGCTGCAGAAGCTGCTACCTCGCAACGACAAACGGAACTTCGAGGCAATTTGCGGGTGAATGCACCTGTTTCCTTTGGTACGCTACACTTATCCCAAGCGATCGCGGAGTTTATCGAACAACATCCACAATTACACGTAGAACTAACCCTCAACGATCGGTTTGTGGATCCTATCGAAGAAGGTTTCGATGTAACTATACGCATTTCGCAGCCTCCAGAATCGCCAGATATGGTTGCCAATCCCCTGACCACGGTTCCCCGGTATCTGTGTGCCTCTGGTGCTTATTTAGAAAAATATGGAATTCCCACCCATCCCCAAGACTTACGCCACCATACTTGTTTTCATTACGGTTATTTGGCAACAGGTAACCCATGGAAACTCACTGGCGAAGACGGAGAACATACAATTTGCATCCAGGGAAATTTATATTCCAACAACGGTGAAGTGTTGCGGGATGCGGCGATTGCCGGATTGGGAATTGTTATGTTGCCGGAATTTATTGTTGGCAAAGCGTTGCAGCAAGGGAGTTTGCAAAGGATTTTACCAAACTATCAAGTACCGGACATTTCGATTTGGATATTGCATCCTATCAGCCGGCACTTATCTACGAAAGTACGGGTATTTACCGAATTTTTGCAAGCCAAATTTCGCGATCGCTCGTGGTAAAATGAACGAATCGTAGGGAAGTGCAGAAAATCAAGGACACTGGGAGAGTTGCTTGAACTGGCTTCTCTTTTCACTATCCCCAATTTTTGTACTAAGCGTGAAAATTTTTCTGTATGCCGTGCAGGGAACTTGAATGGTTTGCCAAATTCTTGACACTTGAAAATCGGAGTGCTACCATCTTGCCATTCTATAAAAATTCCCCCGAAGACTCGACATTGAGGTTCTAGATATAAGTGGCTGGTGTTGTCTGTTGCAAAACCTATGCCAAAAAATAATAGGTTCCATCACCCTTGACATAGAAGACGGGGAAGAGACGAGGGGATTTCTCGGGTTTTTGCAGTGCGGATTTTGTATAAAATATAAAATAGAACCAACACCGTCGAGTCAAGTTATTCCTAATGCTACCAATTTCCAAACTCGTTCTAGCAACGGCTGGTTTCGTTGCCATTACCCTACCCACTCTACCATTGCTATCCGCCCCCAGGCAAATCGATACGCAAGCCCAAAATACAATCCTGCAAACCCACAATCAATACCGAGAAGAAGTTGGCGTATCTCCTCTGGAATGGTCGCAAGAACTGGCAGCCAGCGCCAAAAAATGGGCAGAACATCTCGCCGAAATTGATACCATGGAACACAGCGAAAGCAACGGCGAATATGGAGAAAATATTTGGTCGGGAACCAAAGGCTATTTTTCCTGGGAAGATATGGTCGATGCTTGGGGAGAAGAAAAACAATATTTTATCCCCAATCGTGCCATTCCCAACGCTTGCGAAGGTAGCTGGCAAAAATGCGGTCATTACACGCAGTTGATTTGGCAGGATACTCAAGAAGTAGGTTGCGGTTTGGCGAGTAACGACCAACGGGAATTTTTGGTTTGCCAGTACAATCCCCCCGGCAATTTTCAAGGGGAACAACCTTACTGAAAAGATCGTTAAAAAACCATTAAAAACCGCTGCCGCCTAAGTTATTCCCACCACCGTAACTACGTTTGCTCCATGTACCAGTATTGTTTTTGCGGCGACGCAGGCGGGCGCGTTTTTCATCGATATTGTGGAAAATCCAAGCTCCTCCGTATGCCAGAACAATGATAAATCCTATAATAGCATTGGCTGAGGGTCTTTTTGATATTTCTGGATTTGCCGCCTGGGAAGGTTGGGATGGAGAAGGTTGGGGTGAGGTTTGCGGCTGCGGTGGCGGATATTGAGCGATGGGAGAATTGCCACCAGACAAATCTGCGGTTTCGGAGTTGGCTGCCTCGTTGCTGCTAGGTTGTTCGCCAACGCCGCTTTTGGCTGGCAAAACGGTCAGCGATAGGGAAAGCAAAAAGAGGAAGCTATAACGGCTCCAACGTAAAACTTTAGGATGTAGCATAGCGAAAAAATATCTACCAGACACCATGAGAAGTTCGATCCTCTGCAAGTTTAGCGCATCCAGCAAAATATCTCCAAAATTCCTATAGTTAGGTTTCCCCAAATGGCTTTATTTTTTTACTAGATGGCAAACGCGATACTGTTTGAGATGGGTGGTTTGTTCGTCGCCAGACTCTCCCATGGTATCCACTGTATGGCTAACTTCTACTCTGGCTGTATATTGTCCGGAAATATTTTGTTGGGAGTCAGTAAAATCTAGTTGAATATCTGCCCACTCGCGATTTTCTCGGTCTATATCTAGGATTTTTCCCTTTTTTTGATAATTCAACCACGCCCAATCTTCTTGCATCCATATTTCACGTTCGGCAATTTGTTCGATTTGCGTTAGTCCAGCCCAACCGCGATAAAACGATCGCAAGGTCTCTACATCCCCCTGCTGCCAGACCAGAGTATCCAACATGCCTGGTTCCAAATGTCCCCAATAGCGCCCTTCTGGTAGGTCGATGAGGGTAGGGGCAAAGCGATGGCCGCCAAAGTGAGAGCATTGCCAAACGCGGAGGTTGCCTGGGGAGGCGGGTGCGTATTCGGAACGCAATTGTTTGTAAATGGGATAGCCAAAGCGAGAACAAGCCACATCTACATTGCCGTGAGTACAAACTAGCAAATCGCGAATGTGGTTGGTCTCCTGACGAAATTTTTGGAAGGCAGCTAGCTGTTGTTGGTTGTTGTTTAATAAAGCGATCGCTAAATCGCTAACTTGTTCTTTCGGTAAAATATATTCTTGTTTTTCAAAGCGAGCAAACAATAGACCCGGACGGCGATAGTGTATCAAACGCATCCAGCCTTGAGGAATATTTTGGGAGTATTCGCGATCGCTGGCAATGGCAAACGGTCGCATTTTCAAACCATCCCGTTCCATGCGCTGTTTGGCAACCGCCAGCATGGGTTGCAAGGCCGGAATTTCCCGCCAAAACTCCTCAATCCAAGGTGGTGGCGTTTCCAAAACAAACCATTGGTCGTAATTCCCCGCCGAACCAATGGGGTCTTCGCCGTTGGCTTTCGAGACCACCGAACAAAAATGAGCTTCACCAGACTGGGTCAATGGATTCATGGTTCGTTTCCTGTTACTTTTTCTACCGTTTTTGGTTGCCAAAACTCGACATTCCGTAAGGGTTTCCAAGTATATCCTGCCAACCCAATTAAGACCAAACCTATGGAGGAAATGGTATAAAGCAGCGCCATGCCAGCACCGGACCCCACGCCAAAAATACCGCCAAACACGCCAGCTAGCCAACCTCCCGGCATCATCGCCGGTTCCAAAAAGCGATCGGCAATAAATCCTGCCAGCAATTTTCCAAATGGCGGAATTGCGCCTACAAGCAAAAACCCAATGGAAAAAACCCTGCCTTGGAAATTGGGGTCTACTTGAGCAAATAAAATGCTTTGTCGGGTACTGTGAATCGTAGGAAAATGCACAGAAGATAAAAATTGTGCGGGCACCCAAACCATAGGCGATCGCCCCAAACCAAACACAATCTTACTCAAACCTGCCCCAACCATACCCAATAGGAAGCCATGAATTTTCCGTTTGGGACCGCCCCAAACCCCAACCAACACCGACCCCAAAATGCCACCGATACCAGCGGCTGCTGCCACCGTTCCCAAAACCTGGGCATCGCCGCCAGAACGGGCTAAAATCATGGGTGAGTACAGACCCTTACCAATATCGTGGATAAGTTGGAACAAAGCCATTGCCCCTAGCAAAGCCAACAAACTCGGATTGGCAAATACGTAACGGAAACCCAGAATAATGTGATGCCAGAAATTGGTTTTAGAAGCTTTATGCTTGGATTCTTGAGGGGTTCCCCTGGGAGAGGGAATGGTCGCAGCCACCACCGTCGCCACGGCAAAAGCAAACGTTCCCAAATCGGCGGCAAAAATACCAGCCAACCCCACCGGTTCGTAAAGACTGCCTGCCAGTGCCGGTGCTAAAATCACAGAACCGTAGTGCAATACCGAACTCATGCCGCCAGCGCGCGTATACTGCCCTTCGGGAACCAACTGGGAAATAGAGGCGGTATAGGCTAGCTGTTGCAACTGCGAAAATGTACCGTTGACAGCTCCCGCAAAAAAGAAATGCCAAACTTGCAAGCTGCCCATCAGATAAAGTAGCAACAGGGTAACCACAGACAAAGCAGCGATCGTATCCCCCAATAAAATGAGGGTTTTGCGATGCCAGCGATCGACCAATCCCCCGGCTAAGGGAGATACGAGGACGCGCGGCATTTGGGTAAATAAAGCCACCAGCGCCAATGCCGTTGCTTGTTGCGTTTGTTCCCACACCCAAATGGAAATGGCAAAATGACTCATGTGGCTGCCAATGGCAGAAACCAGCTGACCGCTCCAGACAATATA from Geitlerinema sp. PCC 9228 encodes the following:
- a CDS encoding glycosyltransferase family 4 protein, which codes for MSRLLFISDRFPPDIGGVSRSSQRLVGELAEMGITVDVLTWTQSLEAGEVASDRYSDNHDIQVYRVGRHRHWDTTMPHTLNAIAWLQEQKPYDAVWGHYLFPGGFLAVWLGQNQQIPCTVSVRGNDLERTLFPPGDFSRLQWTLKNADVITAVSEDLRKKIEKIVSDQEIFLLKNAVDEKIFTPASDRTGINSLRTQLNIAENEVVLGFSGELREKKGSKFLLNALHYLRQYRPACLFIIGDIRPDEETNIQKFASQYPDAGNRIIITGHLEDPATIAKYLQICDVYLQPSLWEGMPNALLEAMACGCCCIASDAGGIPEIIEHGKDGFLLPRWQLHHLATAIWEFLELDATTRQAISQAACDRIRQEFSIAAEKQRLQEVLQRLGIA
- a CDS encoding nuclear transport factor 2 family protein, which produces MTATEIRNCIQQAAQACQQKDATTFASLFASNAELIISNQRIVGKEQIAAITANYLANCENIQIDIKNIIVEENRAVVEWIWRDRKGDSGKENCAANAISLTFVDGKIARWREYTAPPLETEPSNE
- a CDS encoding LysR family transcriptional regulator — encoded protein: MAFTQVVNFGGFAAAAREMGCSRSAVNKLVNHLEKELGVQLLYRTTRQVSPTEIGMAFYERCTAILADLEAAEAATSQRQTELRGNLRVNAPVSFGTLHLSQAIAEFIEQHPQLHVELTLNDRFVDPIEEGFDVTIRISQPPESPDMVANPLTTVPRYLCASGAYLEKYGIPTHPQDLRHHTCFHYGYLATGNPWKLTGEDGEHTICIQGNLYSNNGEVLRDAAIAGLGIVMLPEFIVGKALQQGSLQRILPNYQVPDISIWILHPISRHLSTKVRVFTEFLQAKFRDRSW
- a CDS encoding CAP domain-containing protein, which produces MLPISKLVLATAGFVAITLPTLPLLSAPRQIDTQAQNTILQTHNQYREEVGVSPLEWSQELAASAKKWAEHLAEIDTMEHSESNGEYGENIWSGTKGYFSWEDMVDAWGEEKQYFIPNRAIPNACEGSWQKCGHYTQLIWQDTQEVGCGLASNDQREFLVCQYNPPGNFQGEQPY
- a CDS encoding sucrase ferredoxin; protein product: MNPLTQSGEAHFCSVVSKANGEDPIGSAGNYDQWFVLETPPPWIEEFWREIPALQPMLAVAKQRMERDGLKMRPFAIASDREYSQNIPQGWMRLIHYRRPGLLFARFEKQEYILPKEQVSDLAIALLNNNQQQLAAFQKFRQETNHIRDLLVCTHGNVDVACSRFGYPIYKQLRSEYAPASPGNLRVWQCSHFGGHRFAPTLIDLPEGRYWGHLEPGMLDTLVWQQGDVETLRSFYRGWAGLTQIEQIAEREIWMQEDWAWLNYQKKGKILDIDRENREWADIQLDFTDSQQNISGQYTARVEVSHTVDTMGESGDEQTTHLKQYRVCHLVKK
- a CDS encoding MFS transporter; translation: MSQRQPKTSPNHTRSFYIVWSGQLVSAIGSHMSHFAISIWVWEQTQQATALALVALFTQMPRVLVSPLAGGLVDRWHRKTLILLGDTIAALSVVTLLLLYLMGSLQVWHFFFAGAVNGTFSQLQQLAYTASISQLVPEGQYTRAGGMSSVLHYGSVILAPALAGSLYEPVGLAGIFAADLGTFAFAVATVVAATIPSPRGTPQESKHKASKTNFWHHIILGFRYVFANPSLLALLGAMALFQLIHDIGKGLYSPMILARSGGDAQVLGTVAAAAGIGGILGSVLVGVWGGPKRKIHGFLLGMVGAGLSKIVFGLGRSPMVWVPAQFLSSVHFPTIHSTRQSILFAQVDPNFQGRVFSIGFLLVGAIPPFGKLLAGFIADRFLEPAMMPGGWLAGVFGGIFGVGSGAGMALLYTISSIGLVLIGLAGYTWKPLRNVEFWQPKTVEKVTGNEP